A single region of the Nocardioides aurantiacus genome encodes:
- the tsf gene encoding translation elongation factor Ts, whose protein sequence is MAITAADVKKLRDQTGAGMMDSKKALTEADGDFEKAAELLRIKLGKKAAERGAEREATSGLVVSSGGALVELKSETDFVAKNADFVATAQRIAEAADQARAGDVETLKGVELDGKTVGEVVADLAATIGEKIELGEVAHFEGQSVVYLHKRAADLPPAVGVLVEYDGADADAARGAAMQIAAMKPQYLSRDEVPAEVVDKEREIGAAIAREEGKPDQVIDKIAEGRLNGFFKDVVLLDQASVSENKKTVKAVLDAAGVTVKRFARFEVGA, encoded by the coding sequence GTGGCGATCACCGCCGCCGACGTCAAGAAGCTCCGCGACCAGACCGGCGCGGGCATGATGGACAGCAAGAAGGCCCTCACCGAGGCCGACGGCGACTTCGAGAAGGCCGCCGAGCTGCTCCGCATCAAGCTGGGCAAGAAGGCCGCCGAGCGCGGCGCCGAGCGCGAGGCCACCTCCGGCCTCGTGGTCTCCTCCGGGGGCGCGCTGGTCGAGCTCAAGAGCGAGACCGACTTCGTCGCCAAGAACGCGGACTTCGTCGCCACCGCCCAGCGCATCGCCGAGGCGGCCGACCAGGCCCGTGCCGGCGACGTCGAGACCCTCAAGGGTGTCGAGCTGGACGGCAAGACCGTGGGTGAGGTCGTCGCCGACCTCGCCGCCACCATCGGCGAGAAGATCGAGCTCGGCGAGGTCGCCCACTTCGAGGGTCAGTCCGTGGTCTACCTGCACAAGCGTGCGGCCGACCTGCCGCCCGCCGTCGGCGTGCTCGTGGAGTACGACGGCGCGGACGCCGACGCCGCGCGCGGTGCCGCGATGCAGATCGCGGCGATGAAGCCGCAGTACCTCAGCCGTGACGAGGTGCCCGCCGAGGTGGTCGACAAGGAGCGCGAGATCGGCGCTGCCATCGCCCGCGAGGAGGGCAAGCCCGACCAGGTGATCGACAAGATCGCCGAGGGTCGTCTCAACGGCTTCTTCAAGGACGTCGTCCTGCTCGACCAGGCGTCGGTCTCGGAGAACAAGAAGACGGTCAAGGCCGTCCTCGACGCCGCCGGCGTCACCGTGAAGCGGTTCGCCCGCTTCGAGGTCGGCGCCTGA
- the rpsB gene encoding 30S ribosomal protein S2: MAVVTMRQLLESGVHFGHQTRRWNPKMKRFIMTERNGIYIIDLQQSLSYIDTSFAFIKDTVAKGGTIMFVGTKKQAQQAIAEQATRVGMPYVNQRWLGGMLTNFQTVHQRINRLKELDDVDFDAVAGSGRTKKELLHMRREQIKLDKTLGGIRDMTRTPSAVWIVDTNKEHLAVEEARKLRIPIIAILDSNCDPDLVDFPIPGNDDAIRAVSLLTRVVADAVADGLISRSGAKTGTDAGVGADEPLADWERDLLQGQDGEKVEKAAVAATGGDTATEATPATEATGASSEAVEAPAPATEAPAEAAAETPAEESAAVENTAETSTEAPTENTADAAAEAAPAETEKKED; this comes from the coding sequence ATGGCAGTCGTCACCATGCGCCAGCTCCTCGAGAGCGGCGTCCACTTCGGGCACCAGACCCGTCGCTGGAACCCCAAGATGAAGCGCTTCATCATGACCGAGCGCAACGGCATCTACATCATCGACCTGCAGCAGTCGCTGTCCTACATCGACACGAGCTTCGCGTTCATCAAGGACACCGTCGCCAAGGGCGGCACGATCATGTTCGTGGGCACCAAGAAGCAGGCCCAGCAGGCGATCGCCGAGCAGGCCACGCGCGTCGGGATGCCCTACGTCAACCAGCGCTGGCTCGGTGGCATGCTCACCAACTTCCAGACGGTGCACCAGCGGATCAACCGCCTCAAGGAGCTCGACGACGTCGACTTCGACGCGGTGGCCGGCTCCGGTCGCACGAAGAAGGAGCTGCTGCACATGCGTCGCGAGCAGATCAAGCTCGACAAGACGCTCGGCGGCATCCGTGACATGACCCGCACCCCCTCGGCGGTGTGGATCGTGGACACCAACAAGGAGCACCTCGCCGTCGAGGAGGCCCGCAAGCTGCGGATCCCGATCATCGCGATCCTGGACTCCAACTGCGACCCCGACCTGGTCGACTTCCCGATCCCGGGCAACGACGACGCGATCCGCGCCGTCTCGCTGCTGACCCGCGTGGTCGCCGACGCCGTCGCCGACGGCCTCATCTCCCGCTCCGGCGCCAAGACCGGCACCGACGCGGGCGTGGGCGCCGACGAGCCGCTGGCCGACTGGGAGCGCGACCTGCTGCAGGGCCAGGACGGCGAGAAGGTCGAGAAGGCCGCCGTCGCCGCGACCGGTGGCGACACCGCGACCGAGGCCACCCCCGCGACCGAGGCGACCGGCGCCAGCAGCGAGGCCGTCGAGGCCCCCGCCCCGGCGACCGAGGCGCCTGCCGAGGCCGCTGCGGAGACCCCCGCCGAGGAGTCCGCCGCCGTGGAGAACACCGCCGAGACCTCGACCGAGGCCCCGACCGAGAACACCGCCGACGCGGCCGCCGAGGCGGCCCCCGCGGAGACCGAGAAGAAGGAGGACTGA
- a CDS encoding peptidoglycan DD-metalloendopeptidase family protein, with translation MTSRTRLLPLVVVLSGLASLAALLTGPVPAAGAAWWEPTPAPAHDGAWPLLPRPRIVAGFDPPAVRWGAGHRGVDLAGSPGSAVRAALPGRVSFSGTVAGRGVVVVDHGGVRTTYQPVAARVPVGRQVSRGEVVGRLALAGSHCLPAACLHWGLRRGEVYLDPLTLVGGGPVRLLPMAV, from the coding sequence ATGACCTCCCGCACCCGGCTCCTCCCCCTCGTGGTCGTCCTGTCCGGCCTGGCGTCCCTGGCCGCCCTGCTCACCGGCCCGGTCCCGGCCGCCGGCGCCGCGTGGTGGGAGCCGACCCCGGCCCCCGCCCACGACGGCGCGTGGCCCCTCCTCCCCCGCCCGCGCATCGTGGCGGGCTTCGACCCGCCGGCCGTGCGCTGGGGGGCGGGGCACCGAGGCGTGGACCTCGCCGGCTCGCCGGGGTCGGCCGTCCGCGCGGCGCTGCCGGGCCGGGTCTCCTTCTCCGGGACCGTCGCCGGCCGCGGCGTGGTCGTCGTCGACCACGGCGGCGTGCGGACGACCTACCAGCCCGTGGCCGCCCGCGTCCCCGTGGGTCGGCAGGTCTCCCGCGGCGAGGTCGTCGGCCGACTGGCGCTGGCGGGGAGCCACTGCCTCCCCGCCGCGTGCCTGCACTGGGGGCTGCGCCGGGGCGAGGTCTACCTCGACCCGCTGACCCTGGTCGGCGGTGGTCCCGTGCGGCTGCTGCCGATGGCGGTCTGA
- a CDS encoding tyrosine recombinase XerC gives MAGRDEDEQRELDEPGLPEPFARVLGDYERHLRSERDLTAHTVRAYLGDVTSLLEHAAALGHVELDQLQLRTLRSWLARQQTLGRARTTIARRATAVRVFTAWARRTGRTAEDVGASLGSPKAHRTLPAALSAEQARLLLDAAAERADDGSPVGLRDVAVLELLYASGIRVGELCGLDVDDLDRERRVVRVLGKGRKERTVPYGLPADRALGRWLGAGRPALAVSGSGAALFLGARGGRVDQRAVRTLVHARLADVPHAPDMGPHGLRHTAATHLLEGGADLRTVQELLGHASLATTQIYTHVSSERLRSAYRLAHPRA, from the coding sequence GTGGCCGGTCGCGACGAGGACGAGCAGCGGGAGCTGGACGAGCCGGGGCTGCCCGAGCCCTTCGCCCGGGTCCTCGGCGACTACGAGCGGCACCTGCGGTCCGAGCGCGACCTGACCGCCCACACGGTGCGTGCCTACCTCGGCGACGTCACGAGCCTGCTCGAGCACGCCGCGGCCCTGGGACACGTCGAGCTCGACCAGCTCCAGCTGCGCACGCTGCGCAGCTGGCTGGCCAGGCAGCAGACCCTCGGCCGGGCCCGTACGACGATCGCCCGGCGCGCGACCGCCGTGCGGGTGTTCACCGCGTGGGCGCGGCGTACGGGCCGGACCGCCGAGGACGTCGGCGCCTCCCTGGGCTCCCCCAAGGCCCACCGCACCCTGCCGGCCGCCCTGAGCGCCGAGCAGGCCCGACTGCTGCTGGACGCCGCCGCCGAGCGGGCCGACGACGGCAGCCCGGTCGGGCTCCGCGACGTCGCGGTGCTCGAGCTGCTCTACGCCTCCGGCATCCGGGTGGGTGAGCTGTGCGGGCTCGACGTGGACGACCTCGACCGCGAGCGCCGGGTGGTGCGGGTGCTGGGCAAGGGCCGCAAGGAGCGGACCGTGCCCTACGGGCTGCCGGCCGACCGCGCGCTGGGCCGGTGGCTCGGCGCCGGACGTCCGGCGCTGGCCGTCAGCGGCTCCGGGGCGGCGCTCTTCCTGGGCGCGCGGGGCGGGCGGGTCGACCAGCGGGCCGTCCGCACGCTGGTGCACGCCCGTCTCGCCGACGTGCCCCACGCTCCCGACATGGGGCCGCACGGCCTGCGCCACACCGCGGCGACCCACCTGCTGGAGGGCGGCGCCGACCTGCGCACGGTGCAGGAGCTGCTCGGCCACGCCTCGCTGGCCACGACGCAGATCTACACCCACGTGAGCAGCGAGCGGCTGCGCTCGGCCTACCGGCTGGCGCACCCGCGAGCCTGA
- the dprA gene encoding DNA-processing protein DprA, with protein MRGEADERLARVVLSRIGEPGDPRLTDLVHELGAATVLGGLLDQAAAGELAADLRDRLASVDPGRELESAARRGLRFVVPGDDEWPEGLDALALAPHLHERGGVPVGLWCRGPLRVDEAVARSVAVVGSRSATTYGAAVATDIAAVLAREDWTVVSGAAFGIDQAAHRGSLAARGPTVAVLACGADRAYPTAHRAMIDYVADVGLVVSEAAPGAAPTRIRFLARNRLIAALARGTVVVEAAVRSGALNTASWTQGLGRVVMGVPGPVTSAPSAGVHQMVRARDALLVTCGEEVLEAVSPAGSFALAEPRAPEAARDRLTARERQVLDAVPLVRGADARSVGRTAGLSLARTQEALLVLHRAGLVEHGLGRWRVRDGDHELPGLDAPAGPDEPSSLR; from the coding sequence GTGAGGGGCGAAGCGGACGAGCGGCTGGCCCGGGTGGTGCTCTCCCGCATCGGCGAGCCGGGTGACCCGCGGCTGACCGATCTGGTGCACGAGCTCGGGGCCGCGACCGTGCTCGGTGGGCTGCTCGACCAGGCGGCGGCGGGCGAGCTCGCGGCCGACCTGCGCGACCGGCTCGCCTCCGTCGACCCCGGGCGCGAGCTGGAGTCGGCCGCCCGGCGTGGGCTGCGGTTCGTGGTCCCCGGGGACGACGAGTGGCCCGAGGGCCTCGACGCCCTCGCCCTGGCGCCCCACCTGCACGAGCGCGGTGGCGTCCCCGTCGGGCTCTGGTGCCGCGGGCCGCTCCGGGTCGACGAGGCGGTGGCGCGGTCGGTCGCGGTGGTCGGCTCCCGCTCGGCCACGACGTACGGCGCTGCGGTGGCCACCGACATCGCCGCGGTCCTGGCGCGCGAGGACTGGACGGTCGTCTCGGGCGCCGCCTTCGGCATCGACCAGGCCGCCCACCGGGGCAGCCTGGCGGCCCGTGGCCCGACCGTGGCGGTGCTCGCGTGCGGCGCCGACCGGGCCTACCCGACGGCCCACCGCGCGATGATCGACTACGTCGCCGACGTCGGGCTCGTCGTCTCCGAGGCGGCCCCGGGCGCTGCGCCCACCCGGATCCGGTTCCTGGCCCGCAACCGGCTGATCGCGGCGCTGGCCCGTGGGACGGTCGTGGTCGAGGCCGCGGTGCGCAGCGGGGCCCTGAACACCGCGAGCTGGACGCAGGGGCTCGGTCGCGTCGTCATGGGGGTGCCCGGGCCCGTGACCAGCGCGCCGTCCGCGGGCGTGCACCAGATGGTCCGGGCCCGCGACGCCCTGCTCGTCACCTGCGGCGAGGAGGTGCTGGAGGCGGTGAGTCCCGCAGGCAGCTTCGCGCTGGCCGAGCCACGCGCGCCGGAGGCCGCCCGGGACAGGCTCACCGCCCGCGAGCGCCAGGTGCTCGACGCCGTGCCGCTGGTGCGTGGTGCCGACGCCCGCTCGGTGGGGCGCACCGCCGGCCTCTCGCTCGCTCGCACGCAGGAGGCGCTGCTCGTGCTGCACCGCGCCGGACTGGTCGAGCACGGGCTCGGCCGCTGGCGGGTGCGCGACGGCGACCACGAGCTGCCCGGCCTCGACGCGCCTGCGGGCCCCGACGAGCCGTCCTCCCTACGCTGA
- a CDS encoding YifB family Mg chelatase-like AAA ATPase, with amino-acid sequence MVATTHTVSLQGTVGHVVDVQVDLAAGVVGTSLVGRPDTSINEARDRCKAAIGNTVFDSDKRRWPNTRRVTILLSPTDLPKRGPHFDLAIAVAVLAAADPTIPASSLRGTALVGELTLDGRVRCVPGVLPMVMAAAARGIHTVFVPEPQVDEARMVEGLSVFGIRSLGQTVALLAGEEVPDAPPVEAMTGPPLLTWRGEQRLDDLDLADVLGIPDTRYAVEVAAAGGHHLLLTGPKGSGKTTIAERIPGLLPDLTDAESLELTAVHSLCGSLPPGSTRIVRPPFRNPHHSASRSGILGGGTGRVRPGDVSKAHLGVLFLDEFPLFPSDVVDALREPLEAGEISISRGEDDATFPARAMFVFASNPCRCGEYHPWARDHRCTCSEQARREYRAKVSGPVADRIDITRFVEPVRDGAAGSLPYERPESSAEVRVRVAEARRRQAERYAGLPWRLNAHAPGPVLREEWPLAPAAASRLEDEVMRARLTRRGAVRAHRVAWSVADLAGLERPGAEELDVALRLRSAAPLLVGSLPRSVQGRTA; translated from the coding sequence ATGGTCGCCACCACCCACACCGTCTCGCTGCAGGGCACCGTCGGCCACGTCGTGGACGTGCAGGTCGACCTCGCCGCCGGCGTCGTCGGCACCTCCCTCGTGGGGCGGCCCGACACCTCCATCAACGAGGCGCGCGACCGGTGCAAGGCCGCGATCGGCAACACGGTCTTCGACAGCGACAAGCGCCGCTGGCCCAACACCCGCCGCGTGACGATCCTGCTCTCGCCGACCGACCTGCCCAAGCGCGGTCCGCACTTCGACCTGGCCATCGCCGTGGCCGTGCTGGCGGCCGCCGACCCGACGATCCCCGCGTCGTCGCTGCGGGGCACCGCGCTGGTGGGGGAGCTGACCCTCGACGGCCGCGTCCGCTGCGTCCCCGGTGTGCTGCCGATGGTGATGGCTGCGGCTGCCCGCGGCATCCACACCGTCTTCGTGCCCGAGCCGCAGGTCGACGAGGCGCGGATGGTCGAGGGCCTCAGCGTGTTCGGCATCCGCTCGCTCGGGCAGACGGTGGCGCTGCTGGCCGGGGAGGAGGTGCCCGACGCGCCTCCCGTGGAGGCGATGACCGGGCCGCCGCTGCTGACCTGGCGCGGCGAGCAGCGCCTCGACGACCTCGACCTCGCCGACGTGCTCGGCATCCCGGACACGCGCTACGCCGTGGAGGTCGCCGCCGCGGGCGGGCACCACCTGCTGCTCACCGGCCCCAAGGGGTCGGGCAAGACCACGATCGCCGAGCGCATCCCGGGGCTGCTGCCCGACCTCACCGACGCCGAGTCGCTCGAGCTGACGGCCGTCCACTCCCTGTGCGGCTCGCTGCCGCCGGGCTCGACCCGGATCGTCCGCCCGCCGTTCCGCAACCCCCACCACTCGGCGTCGCGCAGCGGGATCCTCGGCGGGGGCACCGGGCGGGTGCGTCCCGGCGACGTCAGCAAGGCCCACCTGGGCGTGCTGTTCCTCGACGAGTTCCCGCTGTTCCCCTCCGACGTCGTCGACGCGCTGCGCGAGCCGCTGGAGGCGGGCGAGATCTCGATCTCCCGGGGTGAGGACGACGCCACCTTCCCCGCCCGGGCGATGTTCGTCTTCGCCTCCAACCCGTGCCGCTGCGGCGAGTACCACCCCTGGGCGCGCGACCACCGCTGCACCTGCTCGGAGCAGGCGCGCCGCGAGTACCGCGCGAAGGTCTCCGGCCCGGTCGCGGACCGCATCGACATCACGCGCTTCGTCGAGCCCGTCCGCGACGGGGCGGCGGGCAGCCTGCCCTACGAGCGTCCCGAGTCCTCGGCGGAGGTGCGCGTCCGGGTGGCCGAGGCGCGGCGGCGGCAGGCCGAGCGCTACGCCGGCCTCCCGTGGCGGCTCAACGCCCACGCCCCGGGCCCGGTGCTGCGCGAGGAGTGGCCGCTGGCACCGGCCGCCGCGTCCCGGCTCGAGGACGAGGTGATGCGCGCCCGCCTCACCCGGCGCGGGGCGGTGCGCGCACACCGGGTCGCCTGGTCGGTCGCCGACCTGGCCGGGCTCGAGCGGCCCGGCGCCGAGGAGCTCGACGTCGCCCTGCGGCTGCGCTCGGCGGCCCCGCTGCTGGTCGGCAGCCTGCCGCGGTCGGTGCAGGGGAGGACCGCGTGA
- a CDS encoding YraN family protein produces MTGERNRSLGQYGEGLAARRLVEAGMTVVDRNWRCDAGELDLVLRDGDVLVFCEVKTRRSAAYGHPLEAVDATKAQRLRRLAARWLEAHDVRPVGVRIDVVGVLMRDRGVADVEHVRGIG; encoded by the coding sequence ATGACCGGAGAGCGCAACAGGAGCCTGGGCCAGTACGGCGAGGGGCTGGCCGCCCGTCGCCTCGTCGAGGCGGGCATGACCGTGGTCGACCGCAACTGGCGGTGTGACGCCGGCGAGCTCGACCTGGTGCTGCGCGACGGCGACGTGCTCGTGTTCTGCGAGGTCAAGACGCGCCGCTCCGCGGCGTACGGCCACCCGCTGGAGGCGGTCGACGCCACGAAGGCGCAGCGGCTCCGCCGGCTCGCCGCGCGCTGGCTGGAGGCGCACGACGTGCGCCCGGTCGGCGTGCGCATCGACGTGGTCGGGGTGCTGATGCGCGACCGCGGCGTGGCCGACGTGGAGCACGTGCGGGGGATCGGCTGA
- a CDS encoding TadE/TadG family type IV pilus assembly protein: protein MRSRDESGATAIVVGVLALLLFMMAGLVVDLGNAWARGRTVQKQVDLSAVSAGASLPMGPRAGHTKADVARQVAEYLVRNGTVGQEHAFDADATPGSLDTGVVSQVEADLLDGDPRNGDLHFYKTRAHATAGTPECLEADGPCPVMTVVAPAARVGFGFATVFEDVDGSTTVQRRATVEIRTSLPRKEDMLPFWLPSGCGYGPTHADTTNGHGGPAPSSAWTLPRGAVAPDLVGAPAAAPTPEPTADHRVGGTALNTVVAGSVRTLSGYSVTGVPPQYKKVSLRAFAPDGTRYVDFSAQTDGDGALPAIQLGPNDVTGTTGDWYLFAVAAKDNGQFAYSANSLVIRVTGTPPVTSSPTPTAIPTPTPTPSVTTSSSPTASATVTTTPAPTATTTTPASVDNGCVGQDRGNFGQLESPRADESNAQRAFARNVAAGLDHQLRTYTFPPTLAETKDCGSGASTLPGARLDTQGGAAGDGANCIRGDTGNDGPKTYDGLVAGVDTLRGRLDAANGTTTCAGRSNLTVGGRLVNNDSLRCFLRGSTTLADIASDTGVTDAMLDESIKRSPRFVYLPVVYPNDRAQKGYQPIRGFVPGFVTEETVTAGPNDASGHVNGLEINGNSVKVLHVFTFNPAAVPTTETDETVSYDAAVEDTIVRLVG from the coding sequence GTGCGAAGCCGTGACGAGTCCGGCGCCACCGCCATCGTCGTCGGCGTCCTGGCCCTGCTGCTCTTCATGATGGCCGGTCTGGTCGTCGACCTGGGCAACGCCTGGGCGCGTGGTCGCACGGTGCAGAAGCAGGTCGACCTGTCGGCCGTGTCGGCCGGTGCGTCCCTGCCCATGGGGCCACGCGCCGGCCACACGAAGGCCGACGTCGCACGGCAGGTGGCGGAGTACCTGGTCAGGAACGGGACCGTGGGTCAGGAGCACGCCTTCGACGCCGACGCCACGCCCGGGAGCCTCGACACGGGGGTCGTGTCCCAGGTCGAGGCGGACCTCCTCGACGGCGACCCGCGCAACGGCGACCTGCACTTCTACAAGACCCGCGCCCACGCCACGGCGGGCACGCCCGAGTGCCTGGAGGCCGACGGCCCCTGCCCGGTGATGACGGTCGTGGCCCCCGCGGCACGCGTGGGCTTCGGCTTCGCGACCGTCTTCGAGGACGTCGACGGCTCGACGACGGTGCAGCGACGGGCGACGGTGGAGATCCGGACGTCCCTGCCCCGCAAGGAGGACATGCTGCCGTTCTGGCTGCCCAGCGGCTGCGGCTACGGGCCCACCCACGCCGACACCACCAACGGCCACGGCGGACCGGCCCCGTCCTCGGCCTGGACCCTCCCGCGTGGCGCGGTCGCGCCCGACCTGGTGGGTGCCCCCGCAGCCGCCCCGACACCGGAACCGACGGCGGACCACCGGGTCGGCGGCACCGCGTTGAACACCGTCGTGGCCGGCAGCGTCAGGACGCTGAGCGGCTACTCCGTGACCGGGGTGCCCCCGCAGTACAAGAAGGTGTCGCTGCGGGCCTTCGCCCCCGACGGCACGAGGTACGTCGACTTCTCCGCCCAGACCGACGGCGACGGCGCCCTGCCGGCCATCCAGCTCGGGCCCAACGACGTGACCGGCACGACCGGCGACTGGTACCTCTTCGCCGTGGCCGCCAAGGACAACGGCCAGTTCGCCTACTCGGCCAACAGCCTGGTGATCCGGGTCACCGGGACGCCGCCCGTCACCAGCAGCCCGACGCCCACCGCGATCCCCACGCCGACCCCCACGCCTTCGGTGACCACGTCCAGCTCGCCCACCGCGAGTGCCACCGTCACCACCACCCCCGCCCCGACGGCGACGACCACCACCCCGGCCAGCGTCGACAACGGCTGCGTGGGCCAGGACCGCGGCAACTTCGGCCAGCTGGAGAGCCCGCGGGCCGACGAGAGCAACGCGCAGAGGGCCTTCGCCCGCAACGTCGCGGCGGGCCTGGACCACCAGCTGCGCACCTACACGTTCCCGCCGACGCTCGCCGAGACCAAGGACTGCGGCTCCGGTGCCTCGACGCTTCCCGGTGCGAGGCTGGACACGCAGGGCGGTGCCGCCGGCGACGGCGCCAACTGCATCCGCGGCGACACCGGCAACGACGGGCCCAAGACCTACGACGGCCTGGTCGCGGGCGTCGACACCCTCCGCGGTCGGCTCGACGCGGCCAACGGCACCACCACCTGCGCCGGTCGGAGCAACCTGACGGTGGGCGGCAGGCTCGTCAACAACGACTCGCTCCGGTGCTTCCTGCGGGGCTCCACCACGCTGGCCGACATCGCCTCCGACACCGGGGTGACCGACGCGATGCTCGACGAGTCCATCAAGCGCTCGCCCCGCTTCGTCTACCTCCCGGTCGTCTACCCCAACGACCGGGCCCAGAAGGGCTACCAGCCGATCCGCGGCTTCGTGCCGGGATTCGTCACGGAGGAGACGGTGACCGCAGGCCCCAACGACGCCTCGGGCCACGTCAACGGCCTCGAGATCAACGGCAACTCGGTCAAGGTGCTGCACGTCTTCACCTTCAACCCGGCCGCCGTGCCGACGACGGAGACCGACGAGACCGTCAGCTACGACGCGGCGGTCGAGGACACGATCGTCCGGCTCGTCGGCTGA
- a CDS encoding TadE/TadG family type IV pilus assembly protein produces MDRTRRPRGEHGAAAVEFAFIMLPLLAIVFGIMQYGFYFWSMQGGADTARYAARLASVGSAASCGDFRTQVADSLGSISSDPTEVYVTRDYVGTGAVGSVGSTVTVTVEFRSYDLNLPYVPFIDDGKVTSRASARVDFAPAASYSGCVRAKP; encoded by the coding sequence GTGGACCGGACCCGACGCCCACGCGGCGAGCACGGCGCGGCGGCGGTGGAGTTCGCCTTCATCATGCTGCCGCTGCTGGCCATCGTGTTCGGGATCATGCAGTACGGCTTCTACTTCTGGTCGATGCAGGGCGGGGCGGACACCGCGCGGTACGCCGCCCGGCTGGCGTCGGTGGGCTCGGCTGCCTCCTGCGGCGACTTCCGGACGCAGGTGGCCGACAGCCTGGGGTCGATCAGCTCGGACCCGACCGAGGTCTACGTGACGCGCGACTACGTCGGCACGGGCGCGGTCGGGTCGGTGGGCAGCACCGTGACGGTCACGGTCGAGTTCCGCAGCTACGACCTCAACCTGCCCTACGTGCCCTTCATCGACGACGGCAAGGTGACCTCGCGTGCGAGCGCCCGTGTCGACTTCGCCCCCGCCGCCAGCTACTCGGGATGTGTCCGTGCGAAGCCGTGA
- a CDS encoding DUF2469 domain-containing protein produces the protein MSAEDLEKYETEMELTLYREYRDVVGIFKYVVETDRRFYLCNQVDVKARTEAGDVFFEVTLTDAWVWDMYRPARRLAKNVKVLTFKDVNVEEISHSEIEPPKV, from the coding sequence ATGAGCGCCGAGGATCTCGAGAAGTACGAGACCGAGATGGAGCTCACCCTCTACCGCGAGTACCGCGACGTGGTGGGCATCTTCAAGTACGTCGTGGAGACCGACCGGCGCTTCTACCTGTGCAACCAGGTCGACGTGAAGGCCCGCACCGAGGCCGGCGACGTGTTCTTCGAGGTGACGCTGACCGACGCCTGGGTCTGGGACATGTACCGCCCCGCCCGCCGACTGGCCAAGAACGTCAAGGTGCTGACCTTCAAGGATGTCAACGTCGAGGAGATCAGCCACAGCGAGATCGAGCCCCCCAAGGTCTGA
- a CDS encoding ribonuclease HII yields the protein MTTLPRGATVRRDAGLYGYERALRRVGLAPVAGVDEAGRGACAGPLVAAAAILPEGRAGIVPELADSKLLTARARERCYAQVVRRATAWSVVVVPPGECDRLGMHVANVEALRRALARLTTRPAYVLTDGFPVDGLEVPGLAMWKGDRVAACISAASVIAKVTRDRIMAELHEHHPAYDFATHKGYITDEHAAALTEHGPSAVHRMRFVNVRRAAGIVDAPPLTLEPQLFEVDDGSATGPRPTRHDLQEAVR from the coding sequence GTGACGACCCTGCCCCGCGGTGCCACCGTCCGGCGCGACGCCGGTCTCTACGGCTACGAGCGCGCGCTGCGCCGGGTCGGGCTCGCGCCCGTCGCCGGGGTCGACGAGGCCGGTCGCGGGGCGTGCGCCGGGCCGCTGGTCGCCGCCGCGGCGATCCTGCCCGAGGGACGGGCCGGCATCGTCCCGGAGCTGGCCGACTCCAAGCTGCTCACCGCCCGGGCGCGCGAGCGGTGCTACGCGCAGGTGGTGCGGCGGGCGACGGCGTGGTCCGTGGTCGTCGTGCCGCCGGGGGAGTGCGACCGGCTCGGCATGCACGTCGCCAACGTCGAGGCGTTGCGCCGTGCCCTGGCCAGGCTGACCACGCGTCCGGCGTACGTCCTGACCGACGGGTTCCCCGTGGACGGGCTCGAGGTGCCGGGCCTGGCGATGTGGAAGGGTGACCGGGTCGCCGCGTGCATCTCGGCGGCCTCGGTCATCGCCAAGGTGACCCGGGACCGCATCATGGCCGAGCTGCACGAGCACCACCCGGCGTACGACTTCGCCACGCACAAGGGCTACATCACCGACGAGCACGCCGCCGCGCTCACCGAGCACGGTCCCAGTGCGGTGCACCGGATGCGCTTCGTCAACGTACGGCGCGCCGCCGGGATCGTCGACGCACCACCGCTCACGCTGGAGCCGCAGCTGTTCGAGGTCGACGACGGCTCCGCGACCGGACCCCGACCCACCCGTCACGACCTGCAGGAGGCAGTGCGATGA